The Ischnura elegans chromosome 13 unlocalized genomic scaffold, ioIscEleg1.1 SUPER_13_unloc_2, whole genome shotgun sequence genome segment taaataattaaagaataattatttgattacaaatttaaacaaacatttatccggctatctagtcatttatgctataaatatgttaatgcccgatgagtaaaatttttaagtgtcagaccaaatggatcaatatcactgggtagagtatttattaaaagggaaagcctatggaaaagtgagcgcttaattacagatagcctgggtgtaggaatgtggagtaaagaagtagatcgggtgtggcgggaaggtactctattGTTGTGGAAGGAatcaatgtcaggactgtcgaagtgggagttaagggtattataaatgaatttgttgtctgattgaagtcggagaagggataaactagggacggataaagaggataaaactgcactagtaggtgactcgcggagatttgggtttctaaattttacaatttttacaattttacaatgtgccgtcgcatgcgattcttgtcctactcatgaaccgttttatttgaaagctctcgcagaggttacgtaggagaatttcagccgtggaaaatgaaaaacgcaaaacacgactggcacatagtgtgactcttcccaagagattgaacaatgcTTCTATTCCCAGATCTCTTATGGCGTCATACTCTGGTATAAAAAggtacaatttttgcaaaaaaagttataacactgttaagggtggcaagattagtgggggcagacATTGACCACATTGGtgagcaatagttgatcaccggaagaactaatcttaagtccttcgtattACGTAAACTTGACCTTgagaatgaccttgctgctatccaagcttggtgcgatgcttggcagttagaattaaatttggaaaaatgcgtcgcaatgaatttctggaagaagaataactccccacagcgtaactatatcattcggggcacccagttaaaggcagttgaatccgtgaaatatctaggggttagactcaataatgatctatcgtggaataaacatattcgagaaataaccggtcaagctaatcgtaaaatgggttttgttaaaagaatattaggaaagtgcgacgacaaagtgagagaaattagctacttttccctcgttaggccacatctggaatacgccgccagtgtttgggaccctcatgaaaaaggcttaataacagagttagaacgcgtgcaaagaagagctgccaggtatgtgaaaggtcgttacgatagtcttgttagtgtaactgacctcttaaataaactcggatgggaatctctgtcggaccgtagattgaaaaatagactaaaccgtttagataaattcaagagcagtgtcttttctgacgaagttaaccatatcttgcggacgccaacgttgagaagtaggattggagtgccttagtactggagatatctgtgaaccggtagagtagtaTGTGCTGGTAAATGACCATTTTACTCtcgtaacattttattttcagctgagctggttgtagaacgtaacggtggtgatttataataattttaccccaggaagaaggacaGCTCCAAGACTACGACCCGGGTtgggttacatcttcaggtgaacCACTGTTATGGATGCGACGACGTTACGAAACCTCGGTCGTGCCCATatcaaaataatagtgaaccttaaaaagttttatttctttatttccaacttgtattgttttatttccctagttgctacattttataaaaataccaacGCATTTCTCGCCATTACTCCAGGATGAAGTGATTGCAGGAGACaacgccaaagtgatgttcaggatgtgcatgcggatgttattttctgaaactatataggtaaggtagaaaaagcgtcacagctttcttccacattgGCCCaagttcgagagatattcgcatgtataGACTTCACGCAggatgacatcccttgagtagcTGAAGACACTCTAGGTATTTtatagacatctagaagatattttgtgctatgtgggttaCACGGAAATTCACATATTAGTAATTATATACGTCCTATAATTCGCGTGGTAAgacacaattcggagtttcgtttaaaatctataaattgatatgaaaaaaaatcgcgaagtaacaaaataaaacgaatggggataaaatgtaacagttatttcaaaaattagaagagagaaaaaatattgccgacaccAGGACACGAACCTGGAACACCCACTACAGGTTAAAGGACTAGCACCCTAGACTGcgccgccacggccgtagttggCGATTACTCAACGGATGTCATCCTGCACAAAATCTTTACATGGGAATATCTCTCAAagccgggcctatgtggaagaaaggcatgtcactttttctaccttacctatatagtttcagaaaataacgtccgcatccagatcccaaacatcactttggcgatgtctccttgtaagagggttaaataaatgaagtacataagtctaattttcttttatttgtccTCACAGGATCTGACAGCACCCAGGTTTCTTTGCGAACTGAGCCGATGAAGTTGAAGAAGGTGGTTGGAGTCACATCCTCGCAGTCGTACATGATCTTGCGGATCGGGGACAAGGAGAAGCAGGGGAAAGAAGGGGGGGAACCTTCTGGAAGCGGAGAGAGCGCCGTCGGGAAGTTGCAGAAAGTTTTATTAGTTCCCGTAGAGAGTGAAACAAATGGTATCGGTTTCGCCCCGTGCGGAACCGAGGGACAGACGAGGGAATCGCCCTCGTCTCTGGCTGGGAAAGGACCAGATTGCGCAGGGGCGAGAGCGGGGAGCCAACGTTGCGATGCGCACGTGGTGCGGACCGCACACCAGGGACACCGAAGCGGGAGGAGGAATCGTCTCCCTGCGGAGTTCAAATGCGACGGTTGCGGCTGCGAATTCAGAACGAAGATATCGATAGTGTACCATTTGAAAGTGCCCGAGACGGCCAACGCTTACAACTGTGTCGAGTGCGGAGTGAACTTTAGGAATCGTTGCGCTTACGACCACCACCCCTGCGTGAGCGAAGGCCCTCCTGAGAAGAGGGTGAGGCGCAAGAGGTTGGACAAGGGGATGGAGTTCACCACGAAGCCGAGAGGCAAACGCTTCTCTTGCGTGATATGTTCCCGTGCGTTTCCTCAGCGGTGGCTGCTCAAGGCACACGAAATGACGCACACCGTTGATGAGAGGGGGTTTAAGTGCGAGATTTGCGGACAGGTCTTCAAGAACCGCGGAAACTTGACGATGCACAGGTTGCTTCACGCGGGAGACAAACCGTACGCGTGCAAGGTTTGCGGGAGGTCGTTCAGCCGCAAGCACCACCTCCGTCTGCACATGGTTACGCACGTCGGAGCAATGGCGGTGACGTGTAGCGTTTGTTCCATGACGTTCACCGATCGGAGCGAGCTCGGACAACACATGCTGTCGCACACGGTCGACAAACCCCATTCTTGTGCGGAGTGTCCGGAGAGCTTCTCCGATCTTGCGCAACTGGAACGCCACAAAGTATCCGTCCACTCGGCCGAGGAGGTTTTCAGGTGCAAGCTTTGCCCCGATACCTTCGCGGAGCGGTCCGCGATGGCCAAACACATGGCGGGACACAATCAGGACAAGCCGCACGTGTGCGAGGTGTGTTTCCGTGCGTACACGCAGAGGGGTCACCTGAACGAGCACATGCTGAACCACTCCGGGATGAGGCCGTTTGCATGCGAGATCTGTTCCAAGGCGTTCGTGCGGCGAAGCACGCTCAGTCACCACATGAGGATGCACAAGACGGAGCGCAAGACGCACCCGTGCACGCTGTGCGCGAAGACCTTCACGGAGAAGAGCAGCTTGAACAAGCACATGCTCCTTCACACCGGGGAAAAACCGTATTCGTGCAGCGTTTGCCAGAGGCCGTTCCGGCAGAAGAACAACCTCGATGTGCACATGCGGTTGCACACGGGAAAGAAGCGGTACACTTGCGGCGTGTGCGCAAGGTCCTTCTCCAGCAGGAGTAATCTCACGCAACACATGCTGATGCACACGAGCATAGCCGCTTTCAAGTGTCACCAGTGTCCGTACGTTTTCAAAACGCAAGCGCAACTCGATAAGCACTTGAGGGTgcatattgtaatggttcaaggcAGGGGAGGGTGTGCGTAGTTTATGTTTGTTGATCAGGGCCGGGTTTTGCTGTAGGCTTATCTAGGGTCGCGGTCCGTTTTACGCTTCAGTCGCATCGAAGGGGGCCACTGTTCTACTCCGTTCATtgtatctttgcgggtgagctggagTGCTAAtggaatggggaacttgcatgggtcatcgattgctgtaaaaaattttttgaataagtaaaatggatacattagctcgcaaaaataccttaagtttctccgttcaacatcaaaataaataaaaaaattgcattaaaaactcgagaaaaatttctctgtgtcgaccactgcgcgaagacacccgaggccaggcgtgacgtcataggtgcctaaacaaccgtagggagttgggaaatacgctgagcgcatggtgtaaaatttgttttgaaagagtatttagccgctcatcgtcgttttattttgttctgttattcttgggcaagttttcctattgctattgtgccgcgattattacttgggatataaATAATGCGACattgggatgatgaagtacaagcgtttcacttcgtacgttatagttatcagaaaaatggatgataacgttgccgttcgttcgaatagtacacctgaaattcatctacatactaccccgcaagccgcctaaaaggcgtgtggcatggggtgttaggacaccagcctttttttaggacaccaaaaattgatgccacgaccctcatggaatttgttaagacaaattattgctaaacgtcggcggcaaatcgagatgtaaaagaaacttttaatactggaggataacgacattaagctgtgctgttgaatttggcaacgccgaattagcggagaaggtagtcctatccgtcctacggtacgaattcacagcaaaacagtctgcacacattcCACATGTGAGATCACGAATCGGTTctgctgccaacacacacacaagctacaactaattttaataatgtagctaaatccataaacaatatactagcatataccataaagatatagcgggaaataggcaaatactcctATCAAAAACTGGAATTCACTGTCCTATTCtgatattcatcacgtacaacttacaagaacagagctcgttatgatgaaaacaactatttattctctgatttaaagccttaaattagcccacacatgtgacttttctcactactattcgttgaaataattcataaattcatgcaagttcccacTTGGAGGTGAGGGGTGGGAAATTTTCTAAacatgtgactttccctttgccaatggGTTGCAGTTAAAAGGCCCACTCCTAAAATCCCCGGTGACAAAAGGCCCGAGTCGAAACGCCCGGGACAAAATCCCCACGGCGACAAAATGCCCGAGGCAAATTCCCCGCGGCGACAAAATGCCTGAGACAAAATCCCCAtggcgacaaaacgcccgagatCGAAAATCACTGGAAACAAAATCCCCGTGGTGATTTTGTGGCCGATTTTTTGGCGATTTTGTTGAGGAGATTTTGTCGCCGGAGCTTATGTCCTCAGGGGGTTTTGATGTCGGGCCTTAATTCCTCTGGGGCCTTATGTTCTCTGGGGTTTTTGTCGCCTTGGCTAATGTTGGCGGGGGTTTTGCACTGGGCCTTATGTCGGTAACCCCAATAACAAGTAACCCTTAACGAGTTTCCTTAACGAGTAGGTATGCAATGTTGACCTATTAGTATGAAGgcatatttcatatttatctttAGTCATTAAACTCCCGTTGTGATATCCCCGTATCGCATTGGCAATTTTCCCCCCAATTGGTTTTCGGTCCAACtgtgttcattttatctttgaggGCGAGCTGCTGTGTCTAAAGCAAGGAGGGTTGAAGGGAAGGAAACTTTCttgacacgtgactttccctttgtCAACCAGAAAACATGCACTTCAGaaattcagtcgctctcagacccccgtcgagttaacatcgtgaatctgcttgtggagcagtgttgccaaacctcacgcattTTCCTCATACCATATTTACTCATAGAAGCTGCTCTCCTTTTTTTCCTGAAATGCCGGTGTAAAAATGGGAAAGTGCAGCTTACGGGAATCCTCCAGACTTAAACGTAAGCCACATTCCATTTTCtctcaaatagggtagtttccttcatcaaagaaaacgaaaggcattgattgcgattcgttacccaccattagtggattcgtaatatgcaaattatttcgtttttgaaataccgattcagacgaatggcaatggtccatttttatcctcatttgaaaagggccagattggcgcccatgcgatgccactccacgtgacgtcacagggacctagtttctataggagtagataggagttatacatcgtctgaggttaccaatgcatgcatgaggcacagagctcagggaaacatcctttaataatcacccattaaaattacttaagttcggaaagttttcttcattcgataaggtattaataatccttatttaagccaagcgctaccagccagcagggtactcagctacccgctagcggcctgcgtcgtatcagtgctcaactcgcctcaaggtcacctcacagggtggcagcgggaaccagaaatatgtcacacggagagatttcccggcattcatacttaagcgtcgcgtttttgggcgcttgaaaattttcacttttcatttaatcgcgaaaaatagatatcgtcatttaaaaatctataagtgtgaaatatgtactgcaggggtaacaatctttcgatttaggcaagaaaaaataataggaaccaccctattgtgtacgTGTTTTTCAAGTGTGTTTAATGTTTTAGTTACAAATTTCATTTGATGCTTACTACCATTAATTTCCATCATTAATGGAAATTACTCCTTTGATGCGTCAGTATGAATATTTGGATTATGTCCGTGATTTTGGTTCTACGCTTATTTCAACCCTTGTCCCTTGTACAAGATGTgaaacgttgaaaaaaaaatgactcTAGCACATCAATTTCCAAAAgtaatgtgtaataataattggtAAAAGAGCTTTAAAAAGGTTTAAGAGGAAAATGAAACGTGTGAATTTGTGGCAGAAatgttaaaatgttgttgttatgTGTCTTGATGTTAAATTTTGTGCTTAAAGTAAGCAAAGTAACAATTGATCTGTTCAAGATATGTGAAATAATGCTGTTATTAATGttgatatacagtaaaacctctatgtagtgaacctctttacatcataaacctccatacttcataccacccctactgtcccgtcagatttacatgttaattttcacgttaaccattcgTTATCGTCATTtggttccatatgagagcatacctaacagtaaataagaaaaaagatatccaacaatcctaatcattttaagtgactgttgaattaagggATAttacatcgttttctcttgagTCACGACAAAAATCAAGCGATAGCACTGACTttctgttattaataaatatgtatatgttcactaatgcatgcatgtttatttaaatgcataaatgtaatGGTTTAACAGACAGTATTGCCTTTAatttctgaaggatatgaaaaaatggtgcttgtcactaaaacctctctatagtgaatcTCCATAAATCAAATTGCCTAAATTTTGGTCCTATGCCATTACGATGTAAATAGGTTTTACTTAATATGTATAATTTTGTAATCCGATGCATAGAATAAAGGGGGGTAATGAATCAAAGAATGgcaaaatgttaatattattagttgtgttcagtgacgtcatggcaaaattagcagtgcgggaatgcaatttcattaaatttttttagaagtgaaatattactcggtCTCTTTTTTTGTcacaagttttaaattttatctcagatatttttgttttgggtATGAATGTGTATATTAGAAATTTCGAGGAAACAAAATTGACAGAAGTGTCATTTGATTATATTATGTCTTACGTCACCAGTGCCTGAGCGGTGTtgcggcaccatgacaccacaggttgtatttattaattatctGAACAGCATGAAGATTAATGTAAGGTATTACAGTAGAGTCTgtttaattgggacatatcgggacttgtacactttgccccaattaagcggctgccccaattagcctaactatcctgtatatgggcatatacaaacgttgaaatgatagaaagaagactaaagaatgtttataatgcaacctaagtttattaaactattaatttgattaataaatcagtgagttaagttaatttattatcatttttaagaattataacaatgtagttgaaaatatttttcacagcctcgggcgacgctgaatgaataccttttactaagtcctattaaagaaaagtcctatcctttGCAGATAATATAA includes the following:
- the LOC124172631 gene encoding zinc finger protein 502-like; its protein translation is MPIKTIDNLCRICVQESGAYMHIYDQSILDIRLSEVIKDLCQLNLQAGDGLPEYVCQSCHSKVVEFHKFKQMSHEGATALLSIKKKLDEITIEEMELPLEKVEDVKPCQAEEEWNDQHLTVDAINQLLEVQIKEEPEDSMIPNVPDDIMMASVKTESVENDVDEEKHCGIEQDIKSPGGSLNNQAKDAPVIGSDSTQVSLRTEPMKLKKVVGVTSSQSYMILRIGDKEKQGKEGGEPSGSGESAVGKLQKVLLVPVESETNGIGFAPCGTEGQTRESPSSLAGKGPDCAGARAGSQRCDAHVVRTAHQGHRSGRRNRLPAEFKCDGCGCEFRTKISIVYHLKVPETANAYNCVECGVNFRNRCAYDHHPCVSEGPPEKRVRRKRLDKGMEFTTKPRGKRFSCVICSRAFPQRWLLKAHEMTHTVDERGFKCEICGQVFKNRGNLTMHRLLHAGDKPYACKVCGRSFSRKHHLRLHMVTHVGAMAVTCSVCSMTFTDRSELGQHMLSHTVDKPHSCAECPESFSDLAQLERHKVSVHSAEEVFRCKLCPDTFAERSAMAKHMAGHNQDKPHVCEVCFRAYTQRGHLNEHMLNHSGMRPFACEICSKAFVRRSTLSHHMRMHKTERKTHPCTLCAKTFTEKSSLNKHMLLHTGEKPYSCSVCQRPFRQKNNLDVHMRLHTGKKRYTCGVCARSFSSRSNLTQHMLMHTSIAAFKCHQCPYVFKTQAQLDKHLRVHIVMVQGRGGCA